The following coding sequences lie in one Euhalothece natronophila Z-M001 genomic window:
- the pgsA gene encoding CDP-diacylglycerol--glycerol-3-phosphate 3-phosphatidyltransferase, translating to MVNLPTQITLSRLLGIPIIFYCLSQPSLSFQWAGLIFFLIVAATDWLDGYLARKLDQVTDLGKFLDPLVDKLLIFAPLLVLVERGTIPAWAVFLILGREIAIAGWRVTPNLSGEQVSGANQLGKIKTALQIIAITALIAPINADNWLIFSQILFSLAVFVTLFSGLIYVWNPLLSKETNS from the coding sequence ATGGTCAATCTTCCCACCCAAATCACGTTATCTCGTCTATTGGGCATTCCTATAATCTTTTATTGTCTTAGCCAGCCTTCTCTTTCATTTCAATGGGCAGGATTAATATTTTTTTTAATTGTAGCAGCCACTGATTGGCTAGATGGTTATCTTGCTCGTAAACTTGACCAAGTTACAGATTTAGGCAAGTTTCTGGATCCTTTGGTGGATAAACTGTTGATTTTTGCGCCACTTTTGGTATTAGTGGAAAGGGGGACAATTCCCGCTTGGGCTGTTTTTTTGATTTTAGGACGGGAAATCGCGATCGCGGGATGGCGAGTTACGCCTAATTTATCAGGAGAACAAGTTTCGGGTGCCAATCAACTTGGCAAAATTAAAACGGCATTACAAATTATTGCTATTACAGCTTTAATTGCCCCCATTAATGCTGACAATTGGCTAATATTTTCTCAGATTCTATTTAGTTTAGCGGTGTTTGTCACCTTATTTTCGGGATTAATTTACGTCTGGAATCCCTTGTTGTCAAAAGAGACAAACTCGTAA
- a CDS encoding Uma2 family endonuclease — protein MSRLSTMQLPAETWIPASWDEYLQMLDDLVDEKAKTYYNKGHLRIEMSPIGNDHASDHSILIYAINLFAAIKEIDLNGKDNCTYRRVGVREVQPDVSFYIGETADSVPWGTGIVDLDQYPPPNLVIEVANTSLEDDKGNKRLLYEELGVDEYWIVDVSNVELLAFTIENQGSRRIRQSQVLPGLEISLLEQAFQRTRIMNHGKVSAWLLTQFRNRE, from the coding sequence ATGAGCCGTTTAAGCACCATGCAACTGCCAGCAGAGACTTGGATTCCTGCAAGCTGGGACGAGTATCTGCAAATGCTAGATGATTTAGTGGATGAAAAAGCAAAAACCTACTACAACAAAGGTCATTTAAGGATAGAAATGTCACCCATCGGTAATGATCATGCCAGCGATCACTCTATTCTTATCTATGCAATTAATTTATTTGCCGCTATTAAAGAAATTGACTTAAATGGAAAAGATAATTGCACCTATCGCCGAGTTGGCGTTAGAGAGGTGCAACCTGATGTCTCGTTTTACATTGGAGAAACCGCAGATAGCGTCCCCTGGGGAACAGGAATTGTTGATTTAGATCAGTATCCGCCTCCTAATTTAGTCATTGAAGTGGCAAATACTTCTCTAGAAGATGACAAAGGTAATAAACGCTTACTCTACGAAGAGTTAGGGGTAGATGAATATTGGATTGTTGATGTGTCAAATGTCGAACTCTTAGCGTTTACGATTGAAAATCAAGGGAGTCGTCGCATTAGGCAATCACAAGTTTTGCCAGGGTTAGAAATTTCCTTATTAGAACAAGCCTTCCAACGTACGCGCATCATGAATCATGGTAAAGTCAGTGCTTGGTTATTGACCCAGTTTCGGAATCGGGAATAA
- a CDS encoding Ycf66 family protein — MGGTLLALIIALGSFAVYFSAFFFPEVHRKSDFYWSGLGFFYALVLWICSGRITGAVLLGQTASVALLVWFGTQTLILRRNLASPEEKTRISENVASSLKNLYPVTLWQKIRGKQPKTTPKTPTSNATSKIETQSSEKAESTEETAKTQSTAETQTTEETRETTPSSESESPEETAETQPTPENQTNEETATTSSSSPEEEKEETKNE; from the coding sequence ATGGGAGGAACATTACTCGCCCTTATTATTGCCCTTGGCAGTTTCGCTGTTTACTTTTCAGCATTCTTTTTTCCAGAAGTCCATCGCAAAAGTGACTTCTACTGGAGTGGCTTAGGCTTCTTTTACGCCCTCGTGTTATGGATTTGTTCAGGACGAATCACAGGGGCAGTATTATTGGGACAAACTGCTAGTGTCGCGCTATTAGTTTGGTTTGGGACACAGACCTTAATTTTACGACGTAACCTGGCTTCCCCAGAGGAAAAAACTCGTATTTCCGAAAATGTCGCCTCTAGCTTAAAAAATCTCTATCCCGTCACCCTATGGCAAAAAATTCGAGGGAAACAACCCAAAACTACTCCAAAAACACCAACGAGTAACGCCACGTCTAAAATAGAAACTCAGTCAAGTGAGAAGGCTGAAAGCACCGAAGAAACTGCAAAAACTCAGTCCACTGCTGAAACTCAGACTACTGAGGAGACAAGGGAAACCACTCCTTCCTCTGAAAGTGAAAGCCCTGAAGAAACCGCAGAAACTCAGCCCACTCCTGAAAATCAGACTAATGAGGAAACTGCAACCACTTCCTCATCATCTCCAGAAGAAGAAAAAGAAGAAACTAAAAACGAATAA
- the trmD gene encoding tRNA (guanosine(37)-N1)-methyltransferase TrmD — MRFDVITLFPDFFTSPLSSGIVGKALQKEIATVNFVNPRDFAVDKHRRVDDEPYGGGVGMLLKPEPIFSAVESLPQFSSQEVILMTPQGEPMNQPLFRELAYDYEQLVLICGHYEGVDERIREHLVTREVSLGDFILTCGEIPALALINGVIRLIPGTIGKADSLKAESFETELLDYPQYTKPAVFRGWEVPPVLRSGNHRAIAQWRKEQQIKRTQKRRPDLWQKWKNESSS; from the coding sequence GTGCGTTTTGACGTTATCACCCTCTTCCCCGATTTTTTTACCTCTCCCTTAAGCTCTGGGATCGTGGGAAAAGCCTTGCAAAAAGAAATTGCTACCGTTAATTTTGTCAATCCTCGGGATTTTGCGGTTGACAAACACCGTCGTGTGGATGACGAACCCTATGGGGGAGGTGTGGGAATGCTACTTAAACCTGAACCTATTTTTTCTGCTGTAGAGTCATTACCCCAATTCTCTTCTCAAGAGGTGATTTTAATGACACCTCAGGGAGAACCCATGAATCAGCCGTTATTTCGAGAATTGGCTTATGATTATGAACAATTAGTCTTAATTTGTGGGCATTATGAAGGGGTAGATGAACGCATCCGTGAGCATTTAGTGACGCGAGAAGTGTCCTTAGGGGATTTTATTCTCACTTGTGGGGAAATTCCTGCTTTAGCTTTAATTAATGGGGTAATTCGGTTAATTCCTGGAACCATTGGGAAGGCTGATTCTCTCAAAGCTGAAAGTTTTGAAACGGAGTTATTAGATTATCCCCAATATACCAAACCTGCGGTGTTTCGGGGTTGGGAAGTTCCGCCAGTTCTGCGATCAGGGAATCATCGCGCGATCGCGCAGTGGCGAAAGGAACAACAAATTAAACGGACCCAAAAACGTCGCCCTGATTTATGGCAAAAATGGAAAAATGAGTCATCCTCCTAA
- the ileS gene encoding isoleucine--tRNA ligase yields MTTNKSYKDTINLPQTDFSMRANAKEKEPQIQQFWEEEQIYETVSQNNPKEPFILHDGPPYANGSLHMGHALNKILKDIINKYKLLQGYKVRYVPGWDCHGLPIELKVLQNIQEKDAYGSVSDLRANLTPIKLRKKAAKFAQKAIDEQRDGFKRYGIWGDWENPYLTLNPAYEAAQIGVFGDMALKGYIYRGLKPVHWSPSSKTALAEAELEYPEGHTSPSIYAVFPLTELSSEAKDSLEEFMPDLGVAIWTTTPWTIPGNLAVAVNPELTYAVVEPSEKLGSCRYFLIATDLVETLSQTFGESLTVKTTISGERLEHCQYQHPLFDRYSEVVIGGDYITTESGTGLVHTAPGHGQEDYVVGMRYGLSILSPVDEQGIFTEEAGQFAGLEVLNGGNDAVIQALKEANSLLKQEPYVHKYPYDWRTKQPTIFRATEQWFASVEGFREAALMAISSVRWLPQQGEKRIRAMVSQRSDWCISRQRSWGVPIPVFYDAETNEPLLTPETVSYVQSIIAEKGSDAWWELSTEELLPPEYRNNGRTYYKGTDTMDVWFDSGSSWAAVAKQREELNYPVDMYLEGSDQHRGWFQSSLLTSVATQGIAPYKTVLTHGFVLDEKGYKMSKSMGNVVDPAVIINGGKNQKEEPPYGADLLRLWVSSVDYSADVPIGQGILKQLADAYRKIRNTIRFLLGNLHDFDPKYHGVLDNDLPSLDRYMLHRSGEVFAEITSAFEDYEFFRFFQTVQNFCVVDLSNFYLDIAKDRLYISDQNSVRRRSCQTVLAIIVENLARAIAPVLSHTAEDIWQHIPYPVPQKSVFAAGWLPKENFWKDVTLAEQWSQLRQLRTEVNKVLEQARTEKLIGASLEAKVLLYVPDTDFRERLAKMNPSDAVGEGLHVDELRYLFLASQVELLDNPEAAKNADYHLETETATVGIVKADGEKCDRCWNYSTRVGTFEDHPAICERCHQALAGNF; encoded by the coding sequence GTGACCACCAACAAAAGCTATAAGGACACCATTAACCTGCCCCAAACTGACTTTTCCATGCGGGCGAACGCCAAAGAGAAAGAACCGCAGATTCAGCAGTTTTGGGAAGAAGAACAGATTTATGAAACTGTATCCCAAAATAATCCCAAAGAGCCCTTTATTCTCCATGATGGCCCCCCCTACGCCAATGGGTCGTTACACATGGGACACGCTTTAAATAAAATTCTCAAAGATATTATTAATAAATATAAACTGTTACAAGGTTATAAAGTTCGTTATGTTCCAGGTTGGGACTGTCATGGTTTACCCATTGAATTAAAAGTCTTACAGAATATTCAAGAAAAAGATGCCTACGGCTCGGTCTCTGACCTACGCGCCAATCTTACCCCGATTAAGTTACGGAAAAAAGCCGCGAAATTTGCTCAAAAAGCAATTGATGAACAACGAGATGGTTTTAAGCGTTATGGGATTTGGGGAGATTGGGAAAACCCTTATTTAACCCTTAATCCAGCTTATGAAGCTGCCCAAATTGGAGTTTTTGGGGATATGGCTTTAAAAGGGTATATTTATCGAGGATTAAAACCCGTCCATTGGAGTCCCAGTTCTAAAACCGCCCTTGCTGAAGCGGAATTAGAGTATCCAGAAGGACACACTTCTCCCAGTATTTATGCGGTTTTTCCCCTAACGGAATTATCCTCGGAGGCAAAAGATTCCCTAGAGGAATTTATGCCAGATTTAGGGGTGGCGATTTGGACAACTACACCTTGGACTATTCCGGGGAATTTAGCAGTGGCTGTGAATCCTGAGTTAACTTATGCCGTTGTTGAACCCTCGGAAAAACTTGGCAGTTGTCGCTATTTCCTGATCGCAACAGACTTGGTGGAAACCCTATCGCAAACCTTTGGCGAGTCATTAACAGTTAAAACCACCATTTCGGGAGAACGTTTAGAACATTGTCAATATCAACATCCCCTTTTTGATCGTTACAGTGAAGTAGTGATTGGGGGAGACTATATCACCACTGAATCGGGAACAGGCTTAGTACATACTGCCCCTGGGCATGGTCAAGAAGACTATGTCGTGGGAATGCGATATGGTTTATCTATTTTATCCCCTGTGGATGAACAGGGAATATTTACAGAAGAGGCGGGACAATTTGCTGGCTTAGAAGTTCTCAATGGGGGAAATGATGCGGTGATTCAGGCGTTAAAAGAGGCAAATTCTCTCCTTAAACAAGAACCCTATGTGCATAAGTATCCCTATGACTGGCGAACCAAACAACCGACTATTTTCCGCGCTACCGAACAGTGGTTTGCGTCGGTAGAGGGCTTTCGAGAAGCAGCGTTAATGGCAATTTCTTCCGTGAGATGGCTACCACAACAAGGAGAAAAACGCATTCGGGCGATGGTTTCTCAGCGCAGTGATTGGTGCATTTCTCGCCAGCGTAGTTGGGGAGTTCCCATTCCTGTTTTCTATGATGCGGAAACTAATGAACCGCTGCTAACCCCAGAAACCGTGTCTTATGTGCAAAGTATTATCGCGGAAAAAGGTTCGGATGCGTGGTGGGAACTTTCCACTGAGGAATTATTACCCCCCGAATATCGCAATAATGGACGTACCTATTACAAAGGCACGGATACCATGGATGTGTGGTTTGATTCTGGTTCATCGTGGGCAGCAGTGGCCAAACAACGGGAGGAATTAAATTATCCCGTGGATATGTATCTGGAAGGATCAGACCAACATCGCGGTTGGTTTCAGTCTAGCTTGTTAACCAGTGTGGCAACACAAGGAATTGCCCCCTATAAAACCGTGTTAACCCATGGCTTTGTTTTAGATGAAAAAGGCTACAAAATGAGTAAGTCCATGGGGAATGTGGTTGATCCGGCGGTGATTATTAATGGCGGTAAAAATCAGAAGGAAGAACCCCCCTATGGTGCAGATTTACTGCGCTTGTGGGTGTCTTCTGTGGATTACTCAGCCGATGTTCCCATTGGGCAAGGAATTTTAAAACAACTGGCGGATGCTTATCGCAAAATTCGCAATACTATTCGCTTTTTACTGGGAAATTTACACGATTTTGATCCCAAATATCATGGGGTATTAGATAACGATTTACCCAGTTTAGATCGCTATATGTTACATCGCAGTGGGGAAGTGTTTGCTGAAATTACCTCCGCGTTTGAGGATTATGAGTTTTTCCGCTTCTTCCAAACGGTGCAGAATTTCTGTGTGGTGGATTTATCCAACTTCTATCTAGATATTGCCAAAGATCGCCTTTATATTTCGGATCAAAATTCTGTACGGCGGCGCAGTTGTCAAACGGTGTTAGCAATTATTGTGGAAAATCTTGCTCGCGCGATCGCGCCTGTCTTATCTCACACTGCCGAAGATATTTGGCAACATATTCCCTATCCCGTTCCCCAAAAATCAGTCTTTGCGGCAGGATGGCTTCCGAAAGAAAACTTTTGGAAAGATGTAACTCTCGCCGAACAATGGTCACAACTGCGACAACTTCGCACAGAAGTGAATAAAGTGTTAGAACAGGCGCGAACAGAAAAACTAATCGGGGCATCTTTAGAAGCCAAAGTCTTGTTATATGTTCCTGATACTGACTTCCGAGAAAGACTTGCCAAAATGAATCCTAGTGACGCAGTGGGAGAAGGATTGCACGTAGATGAATTACGATATCTTTTCCTTGCTTCTCAAGTGGAATTACTAGATAATCCTGAAGCTGCGAAAAATGCCGACTACCATTTAGAAACGGAAACAGCAACCGTGGGCATTGTTAAAGCAGACGGAGAAAAATGCGATCGCTGTTGGAACTATTCTACCCGAGTGGGAACATTTGAAGACCATCCTGCAATTTGTGAACGGTGTCATCAGGCTTTAGCTGGTAATTTTTAG
- a CDS encoding response regulator transcription factor, with translation MESICVHIIESNPHLRSLLGWHLQQAGFFVHQSGTIENAKTLLDSGKLTLFILDSDLPDGNGLDFCYWLNRYLQSRILMLSAHHTEQNVVAGLKAGADDYLVKPFGMREFMARVDALSRRLKETNAPLLLDYGELKIHLAQRKVYWQGEKIELTPQEFSLLYVLAQAQGIALSRLELLRRAWPEAIDNPRTIDTHILSLRKKLEVNPRQPRLLQTVRNVGYCLNTHFLNETRNLTSSPQTLPVEVSAVNEQR, from the coding sequence GTGGAGTCAATTTGCGTTCACATTATTGAAAGTAATCCCCATCTCAGGTCGCTTTTAGGCTGGCACTTGCAACAAGCAGGTTTTTTTGTGCATCAGTCTGGCACAATTGAAAATGCGAAAACTCTGCTTGATAGTGGAAAATTAACGTTGTTCATTCTCGATTCTGATTTACCTGATGGTAATGGCTTAGACTTTTGCTATTGGTTAAATCGTTATCTACAATCACGGATTTTAATGTTGTCTGCTCATCATACAGAACAAAATGTTGTTGCAGGATTAAAGGCTGGAGCAGATGATTATTTAGTTAAGCCTTTTGGGATGCGAGAGTTTATGGCGCGAGTTGATGCTTTATCACGGCGTTTAAAGGAAACCAATGCTCCTCTTTTATTAGACTATGGGGAATTAAAAATTCATTTAGCCCAGCGGAAGGTTTATTGGCAAGGAGAAAAAATTGAACTCACGCCTCAAGAGTTTAGTTTATTATATGTTTTAGCTCAAGCCCAAGGAATTGCTCTTTCTCGCTTGGAATTACTACGCCGTGCTTGGCCAGAAGCCATTGATAATCCGCGCACGATTGATACCCATATTCTGTCGTTACGGAAAAAATTAGAGGTTAATCCGCGTCAACCAAGGTTATTACAAACAGTCAGAAATGTGGGCTATTGCTTGAATACTCATTTTCTAAATGAAACAAGAAACCTTACTTCCTCTCCCCAAACTTTGCCAGTAGAAGTTTCTGCCGTAAATGAGCAACGATAA
- a CDS encoding GAF domain-containing sensor histidine kinase, with amino-acid sequence MSHQVNQLLFPASSEFTALCRSQVTNLQEGLNADRGAVYLTKELESGTRQLIPVVVHPQDSNIWEEEIEDGTVVQADDNSLASSPSLPNSAEITPQLTTTESNFLSAKNQSNHHQIVFPLLHENVMMGLLVVARQQAQWSEWEFTQIQRTAGTIALACVLDQRQGLSQQKLHQQKLQQAQQRDHLDDILHQLRNPLTALRTFGKLLLKGLQPEDQKNRSLAENLMRESDRLQQLLQDMGDYLDQIGEEEVTIASEKKSLLEGSSQVKSLPASQAPSLEAVQVREVLTPILDSISAIAQDKNITLETDIPEQLSPVQANTKALQEVCNNLLENAVKYTPENGAIAVYVSQDSPESQQIMIRDNGPGIPPEDQPKIFERHYRGIQSESDIPGTGLGLAIAKEYVEQMQGEIELMSPTTPPTNPTHGTAFIIRLKTA; translated from the coding sequence ATGTCTCATCAGGTAAACCAACTTTTATTCCCCGCTAGTTCTGAATTTACCGCACTTTGCCGGTCGCAAGTTACGAATTTACAAGAAGGCTTAAATGCAGACCGAGGAGCCGTTTATTTAACCAAAGAACTAGAGTCTGGAACCCGACAGTTAATTCCGGTGGTTGTCCATCCCCAAGATAGTAACATTTGGGAGGAAGAAATTGAAGACGGAACAGTGGTGCAAGCCGATGATAACTCTCTCGCTTCGAGTCCTTCTCTTCCGAATTCGGCAGAAATTACGCCACAGTTAACAACCACAGAATCTAATTTTCTCTCTGCTAAAAATCAATCCAATCACCATCAAATTGTGTTTCCCCTATTACATGAAAATGTCATGATGGGGTTATTAGTGGTTGCACGCCAACAAGCTCAATGGAGCGAGTGGGAATTTACCCAAATTCAACGCACTGCTGGAACAATTGCTTTAGCTTGCGTTTTAGATCAGCGTCAGGGATTATCGCAACAAAAACTGCACCAACAAAAATTACAACAAGCCCAACAACGCGATCACTTGGATGATATTCTCCATCAATTACGGAATCCTCTTACGGCTTTGAGAACTTTTGGTAAGCTCCTCTTAAAAGGACTACAACCTGAAGATCAAAAGAATCGCTCTCTGGCTGAAAACTTAATGCGAGAAAGTGACCGCCTACAACAACTCTTGCAGGATATGGGAGATTATCTCGATCAAATTGGTGAGGAAGAAGTAACTATTGCATCAGAAAAGAAAAGCCTCTTAGAGGGCAGTTCGCAAGTAAAGTCGCTTCCTGCGAGTCAAGCACCTAGTTTAGAAGCAGTGCAGGTAAGGGAGGTATTGACCCCAATTTTAGACTCAATTAGCGCGATCGCGCAAGATAAAAACATTACCCTCGAAACGGATATTCCTGAACAATTGTCCCCTGTTCAAGCTAACACTAAAGCCTTGCAAGAAGTCTGTAATAACCTCCTAGAAAATGCCGTCAAATATACCCCAGAAAACGGCGCGATCGCGGTTTATGTTAGCCAAGACAGCCCAGAATCTCAGCAGATTATGATTCGGGATAATGGCCCCGGGATTCCTCCCGAAGATCAGCCTAAAATCTTTGAACGGCACTATCGAGGCATTCAATCAGAAAGCGACATCCCCGGAACCGGGCTCGGATTAGCCATTGCTAAAGAGTATGTGGAACAAATGCAAGGCGAGATTGAATTAATGAGCCCAACAACTCCCCCGACAAATCCAACTCACGGAACTGCTTTTATCATTCGACTAAAAACTGCCTAA
- a CDS encoding Uma2 family endonuclease, translating into MITTPQLKTETWLNGSWEDYLKTLETLPDEKGKGYYYDHQYRIEMSPLGNNHASDHSLLNYIIHLYATLMGIELNGKDNCTFRKAQFREAQPDLAFYIGDNANIIPWGTTIINLDQYPAPNLVIEIANFSLADDLGKKRLLYEDLGVEEYWVVDVKEAEITAFNIQKQGSYRLNISQVLPNLELDLLRKALQKSRDTSHSQVGAWLLQQFQLS; encoded by the coding sequence ATGATTACTACTCCACAATTAAAAACTGAAACTTGGCTTAATGGTAGTTGGGAAGACTATCTGAAAACTTTAGAAACGCTACCTGATGAAAAAGGAAAAGGTTACTATTATGATCATCAATACCGAATTGAAATGAGTCCTCTAGGAAATAATCACGCTAGCGATCATTCCCTTCTTAACTACATTATTCATCTTTATGCCACCCTGATGGGAATCGAATTAAATGGAAAAGATAATTGTACCTTTAGAAAAGCACAATTCCGAGAAGCGCAACCTGATCTCGCCTTTTATATTGGAGATAATGCCAATATTATTCCTTGGGGAACGACAATTATCAATTTAGATCAATATCCCGCCCCTAATTTAGTCATAGAAATTGCCAATTTTTCCCTAGCAGATGACTTAGGAAAAAAGCGATTACTCTATGAGGATTTAGGCGTAGAAGAGTATTGGGTTGTTGATGTTAAAGAAGCAGAGATCACCGCTTTCAACATACAAAAGCAGGGCAGTTATCGCTTAAATATTTCGCAAGTCTTACCGAATTTAGAACTAGATTTACTCAGAAAAGCCCTACAAAAAAGCCGCGATACTAGCCATAGTCAAGTGGGCGCATGGTTATTACAGCAGTTTCAACTGTCCTAG